The sequence CCCGTCGATCACGGCTACGACTATTACTTCGGCCCCGACGTCCCGGATTTTCCGCCCTTCGCCTGGATCGAGAACGACCGGCTGACCGCCCAGCCGACGGTGGACAGCGAACCCGATCCGCGCGGTGGTCGCGGTGGCCCCCTTGTTCCGGGCTGGGATCCGGAAGCGATGCTTTCGACCATGGCCGACAAGGCGGCGGAATACCTCGAAGCCCGCGCCGCCGACCATAAGCCGTTCTTCCTCTATTTCGGGCTGACCTCGCCTCACACGCCGATCGTGCCTTCCAAGAACTGGAAAGGGAAAAGCGGCATGGGCACCTATTGCGACTTTGTGCTCGAAACCGACCACACCGTCGGCTGCATTCTCCAGGCATTGGAAAAAACCGGGCTCGACAAAAACACACTGGTCTTCTTTTCGAGCGACAACGGCTGTTCGAGCGGCCCCTCGAAATCGAGGCAACTGGCCAAGGAATATGGCCACTACACCAGCGCCAATCTTCGGGGGCACAAAGGCTCGAACTACGAGGGTGGCACCCGCGTTCCGTTCATTGTGCGGTGGCCGGGCGTCGTTCCGGCGGGGTCAACCTGCAACCGCACGGTCTGCCAGATCGACTACATGGCCACGGCTGTCGATGTGCTGGGCATCGAAATGCCCGATGACGCCGGGGTTGATAGCTCCAGTTTCCTGCCGCTTTTGAAAGATCCGGAAGCGGCTTCGCCGCGCGAGTCGCTGATCCTGCACAACTACTACGGCGAGTTCTCTTTCCGCCAAAACCAGTACAAACTGATCCTCGCACCGGGCAACGGACAGGGGTTCGGTGGCGAGCCGTCCAATGCCGAGGCGATCAATCGCGGCGATCCGATGGTTCAGCTTTACAACCTGGAAGCCGACCTGGCCGAAACCGAAAACCTGGCCGGTCAACAGCCGGAGCGGGTTCAACATATGACCGAACGGCTCCTGCGGGAGATCAACGCGGGGAGGACGCGGCCGGGCAAACCACAGCCCAACGATGTCGAAATCGACGCCTATAAAAAACACCTGCACAAAGGGAAGAAATGAAACCCAAACTGATTACAACCATCGTTGCCGTTGCCGGATGGGCGGCGGCTGCGCAAAGTCCCAACGTTGTTTTGATTTATATGGACGATCTAGGTTGGAAGGATATCGGCTGGTACAGGAAAAGAAAATTGCCGAAGGGCGGGGTGAATAGAATGATGAAAAAGCTGATCTTCCTATTCCTGATGGTCGGTTGCATGGCCGCATCTGCCAAGGTTCAGTTGGCATCGGTGTTCTCCGACCACATGGTGCTGCAGCGCGGCAAGCCGGTTCCCGTTTGGGGCACCGCCGAGCCGGGCGAAAAAGTAACGATCGAATTTGCCAGGCAGAAAAAAACGACCGTCGCCGATGCGGCAGGGCATTGGAAGGCCGTACTCGACCCGATGAAGGTTTCATCCAACCCTCGGAAACTTTTGGTGTCCGGCCTCAAACGGATCGAGCTGAAAGATATTCTGGTTGGCGACGTTTGGCTCTGCGGCGGTCAGTCGAATATGGCCTTCACCATGAAAGGCCTGATGGAGAAGGAACCGGTCATTGCGGGCGCCAACCATCCGCAGCTCCGGCTGTTGGAAGTGCCGCAGAAGGTGGCCCTGGAACCGCAGGAAGCATTCAGCTCTGTATGGAAAGCATCGACCCCCGAAACCGTGCCGACCTTTTCTGCGGTCGGTTTCCTTTTCGGGCAGCGCGTGCATGTTGAGGCGGGTATCCCGATCGGCCTGATTGAATGCGCCGTCGGCAGCACCAGCGTCGAGTGCTGGGTGTCGGGCGAAACTCTCGAAAACAAGCTGTTTGCCCCTGCCGTGAAAGCCTGGAGTGAAGTGGAAGCCAACTGGGACGATCCGGAAGTCCGCGCAAAACATATCCACAAGTCGGTCAAGGATCCGGAGGCCATCCAGCCTTCGGAAGCGCGGACGTATCCGGCCGGCTGCTACAACGCCATGCTGCATCCGCTCTTTCCATTCGCCATCAAAGGCGTCGTCTGGTATCAGGGCGAGGCCAACCGCGACCGTGCGCACCAGTACCGCCAGCTATTCCCGGCCATGATTGACGAGTGGCGTGGGCATTTTGAACAGGACGACTTTAAATTCTATGTGGTGCAGCTTCCAGACATTGGAAAACCGAAGCCCTCCGGTGGCGACAGTATCTATGCCGAGCTGCGTGAGGCGCAGTGGTTGACCGTGAAGAATGATCCGCTCATGGAAATGGCCGTCATTATCGATTCAGACCAAAAGGGAAATATCCATCCAAAAAACAAGCAACTTCCTGGCGATCGGCTCGCCCGGATTGCACTGGCGAAGGATTATGAGAAGGGCATTGAATGCCGTGGCCCGCTCTTCCGTGAAATGAAAATCAAGGGCAATATAATGCATCTGTTGTTTGACCATGCGGATGGCCTGATGGTCGGGAAGCGCACCGCGCCGGCCAGCATTGAAATTCAGCCGTTGGATGCGCCTCCCTCCAACTTTTCCGTTGCCGGAGCCGACAAGGTTTTTCATCCGGCCGGGGCGGTCATTGAGGGCGAAAGCGTGGTGCTTATCTGCGAAGCGGTGAAACAGCCCGTGGCGGTTCGTTATGCCTGGGCGGACAATCCGGCCGGGTGTAATTTGTACAACAGTGCCGGTCTGCCTGCGGCTCCGTTCCGCACCGATGACTGGCCGTGGGTTACCGAAGGAAAGCTTGTCGGCGATGTCGTGGTCATCCGGCCATAAGGAATGATGGAGGTATGGGAATGAAGATAAAATGGTTTGCTCTTTTGATGTTCGTGTCCGGCACTTTTTCGGGGTATGCGAACGAACGCCCGAATATGATGTTTATTCTGGCAGACGACTGCACGTTCCGCGACCTGGAGCTGTATGGCGGCCCCGCCAGGACGCCGCATATCAACAAGCTGGCCGCCGAGGGAATGACTTTCAGCCGCTGCTATCAGGCTGCACCGATGTGTTCGCCGACGCGTCACAATCTTTATACGGGGATTTATCCGGTGAAGAGCGGGGCCTATCCGAACCACACCTTTGTCTATCCGGAGGTAAAGAGCATTCCGCACTACCTGAAGGAACAAGGATACCGCGTGGCCTTGATCGGCAAGACCCACATCGGCCCCAAGGAAAATTTTCCTTTTGAGTACATCGATGATTTCGGGTTTTACGGCAAGGACAAGCAGGGGCGGTTGGAGAAACAGCCGTATCCATCGCCGCGCTATCCGGCGCTCGATCGCTTCATTCGGGAGTGCGTGGAGTCCAATACGCCGTTCTGCATTTTTGCGGCATCGAACGAACCCCACGGCCCCTACACCAACGGCGATGCGTCGGTCTACAGGAACAAGGATTATGACCTTCCGGGCAATCTGGTCGATACACCGAAAACGCGTGAGGAATATGCGCGCTACCTGGCGGAGATCACCTTTTTCGACGGGCAGGTCGGCGAATGCGTTTCCATGCTCAAGAAGCATGGGGTTGACGGCAATGCGCTGGTGATGGTCGCAACGGAGCAGGGCAGTTCGTTCCCTTACGGCAAATGGACGACCTATGAAAACGGTGTGGCCAGCGGCCTGGTTGTCAGCTGGCCGGGTAAGATCGCCGCGGGCGGCAAGAGCGATGCGATGGTGGAATATTGCGATGTGGTGCCGACGCTGCTGGCGGCTGCCGGAGCTCCGGTTCCGGATGCCGTCGAAGGGCGCTCGTTCCTTCCCGTGCTGACCGGCAAGGCGACGAAGCATAAGGACTATGCCTATTCGATCCACACCAGCGTTGGCGTTAATGGAAACAAGGCGCCCTACGGCGTGCGTTCCGTTGTGTCGCAACGCTATCGCTATATCCGGAACCTGACGCCGGGAAATGCATTCAGCATCAGTATGACCAATCCGCTGATCGAGGGCCGCATGCAGAAAAACTATCTTGGCGAGTGGGTCGGGCGGGCGGAAGCCGGCGACGGAAATGCCCAGGCGCTCGTGGATGGAATTATCCATCGCCCGGCTGAAGAACTCTACGACATTATTGCCGATCCCTATTGCCGCAACAATCTGTCAGGAAACCCGGAGCATGCCGAAACAAAGAAGGCGCTTTCCGGGAAGCTGGATGCCTGGATGAAGCAGCAGGGCGACCAAGGCGCGCAGACCGAGCTGGACGCCGCCAAGCGCTGCACCAAATTGCTGAAAGATGCAAAGGCGGAAACGAAAAAGAAGAAGCAGGGACAATAACGATATGAGAATAATTCAATCCACTTTGCTGGCGATGCTGTCCGTCGGATTATTGATGCAGGCCGCCGCCGGCAAGCTGCCGAATATTGTCTACATCATTTGCGACGACCTGGGCTATGGCGAAATCCAGGCACTGAATCCCGATCGCAGCAAGGTGCCGACGCCGCACGTCGATAAGCTGGCTTCGCAGGGGATGGTCTTCACCGATGCGCATTCCGGTTCGTCGGTCTGCACCCCGACGCGCTACGGCGTGCTCACCGGCCGCTATGCCTGGCGCACGAGTCTGCAAAACGGGGTTCGTCATCACAACGGGGA is a genomic window of Pontiella desulfatans containing:
- a CDS encoding sulfatase family protein, which gives rise to MKSGTCVWILVLWGALVLGSTATSPPNILIIYADDLGYGEVKALNPERCKLDTPAIDSLVRDGMVFTDGHSSSAVCTPSRYSMLTGRYSWRSKLQKGVLNPWGENLVKPERITMPELIKTKGYLTAAIGKWHLGWDWQKRGGKWVFDEPVRGGPVDHGYDYYFGPDVPDFPPFAWIENDRLTAQPTVDSEPDPRGGRGGPLVPGWDPEAMLSTMADKAAEYLEARAADHKPFFLYFGLTSPHTPIVPSKNWKGKSGMGTYCDFVLETDHTVGCILQALEKTGLDKNTLVFFSSDNGCSSGPSKSRQLAKEYGHYTSANLRGHKGSNYEGGTRVPFIVRWPGVVPAGSTCNRTVCQIDYMATAVDVLGIEMPDDAGVDSSSFLPLLKDPEAASPRESLILHNYYGEFSFRQNQYKLILAPGNGQGFGGEPSNAEAINRGDPMVQLYNLEADLAETENLAGQQPERVQHMTERLLREINAGRTRPGKPQPNDVEIDAYKKHLHKGKK
- a CDS encoding sulfatase family protein — encoded protein: MKIKWFALLMFVSGTFSGYANERPNMMFILADDCTFRDLELYGGPARTPHINKLAAEGMTFSRCYQAAPMCSPTRHNLYTGIYPVKSGAYPNHTFVYPEVKSIPHYLKEQGYRVALIGKTHIGPKENFPFEYIDDFGFYGKDKQGRLEKQPYPSPRYPALDRFIRECVESNTPFCIFAASNEPHGPYTNGDASVYRNKDYDLPGNLVDTPKTREEYARYLAEITFFDGQVGECVSMLKKHGVDGNALVMVATEQGSSFPYGKWTTYENGVASGLVVSWPGKIAAGGKSDAMVEYCDVVPTLLAAAGAPVPDAVEGRSFLPVLTGKATKHKDYAYSIHTSVGVNGNKAPYGVRSVVSQRYRYIRNLTPGNAFSISMTNPLIEGRMQKNYLGEWVGRAEAGDGNAQALVDGIIHRPAEELYDIIADPYCRNNLSGNPEHAETKKALSGKLDAWMKQQGDQGAQTELDAAKRCTKLLKDAKAETKKKKQGQ
- a CDS encoding sialate O-acetylesterase encodes the protein MKPKLITTIVAVAGWAAAAQSPNVVLIYMDDLGWKDIGWYRKRKLPKGGVNRMMKKLIFLFLMVGCMAASAKVQLASVFSDHMVLQRGKPVPVWGTAEPGEKVTIEFARQKKTTVADAAGHWKAVLDPMKVSSNPRKLLVSGLKRIELKDILVGDVWLCGGQSNMAFTMKGLMEKEPVIAGANHPQLRLLEVPQKVALEPQEAFSSVWKASTPETVPTFSAVGFLFGQRVHVEAGIPIGLIECAVGSTSVECWVSGETLENKLFAPAVKAWSEVEANWDDPEVRAKHIHKSVKDPEAIQPSEARTYPAGCYNAMLHPLFPFAIKGVVWYQGEANRDRAHQYRQLFPAMIDEWRGHFEQDDFKFYVVQLPDIGKPKPSGGDSIYAELREAQWLTVKNDPLMEMAVIIDSDQKGNIHPKNKQLPGDRLARIALAKDYEKGIECRGPLFREMKIKGNIMHLLFDHADGLMVGKRTAPASIEIQPLDAPPSNFSVAGADKVFHPAGAVIEGESVVLICEAVKQPVAVRYAWADNPAGCNLYNSAGLPAAPFRTDDWPWVTEGKLVGDVVVIRP